The following coding sequences lie in one Phalacrocorax carbo chromosome 3, bPhaCar2.1, whole genome shotgun sequence genomic window:
- the ARMT1 gene encoding damage-control phosphatase ARMT1 isoform X2 produces the protein MAAVAALPVSLSGRFKGSFAYFTIKDRLPQILTRVIDTLHRHKNEFFEEHGEKGVEAEKRAISFLSKLRNELQTDKPVTPLEDELPDAALWNQYLDYQRNLSNGNGEPSWFQSPWLYVECYMYRRIHAALVQNPPIDNFDVFKEGKAQNFFESQEAVIALCTYFQELLKNIKDLDEKQLQEELFKLLQVSLWGNKCDLSFSAGEDSSQKSSPLQSLENMIPYILVNDMEKLWSLLVNTKKRNTGKSNVRIDIILDNAGFELVSDLALADFLLSSKLADEVHFHGKSIPWYVSDTTKHDFNWTIRQLQSANHMWMSRCGINWEGNLKKGVWVYHDHMFWTLPHDFSSMAEVAPDLYADLQKSNLLLFKGDLNYRKLTGDRKWEYTVPFHQALNKFHPAPLCSVRTLKSDTQVGLKPGQGEKIQASEPEWMVSGKYGVVQFDAAV, from the exons ATGGCGGCGGTAGCGGCGTTACCGGTGTCCCTGTCGGGCAGGTTTAAGGG GTCCTTTGCATATTTTACAATTAAAGACAGACTGCCCCAGATCCTCACAAGAGTTATTGATACACTGCATAGacacaaaaatgaattttttgaAGAACATGGTGAG AAGGGTGTTGAAGCAGAGAAGAGAGCTATATCTTTCCTCTCCAAACTGCGGAATGAACTGCAAACAGACAAACCGGTGACCCCTTTAGAAGATGAGCTGCCTGATGCTGCTCTGTGGAACCAATACCTAGACTACCAACGAAATTTATCAAACGGAAATGGAGAACCAAGTTGGTTTCAGTCCCCTTGGTTATATGTAGAGTGTTACATGTATCGAAGAATTCATGCAGCACTAGTACAGAA CCCACCTATTGACAACTTTGATGTATTTAAGGAAGGAAAGGCTCAAAATTTCTTTGAATCCCAAGAGGCTGTTATTGCCTTATGCACTTACTTTCAGGAACTTCTTAAAAACATCAAGGATCTAGATGAAAAGCAACTTCAGGAGGAACTTTTTAAGCTATTGCAG GTGTCATTGTGGGGCAATAAGTGTgacctttctttttcagctggtgAAGACAGCTCTCAGAAATCTAGTCCTTTACAATCCCTGGAAAACATGATACCATACATCTTAGTGAATGATATGGAAAAACTTTGGTCACTGCTTGtaaacaccaaaaaaagaaatacaggaaaaagtaaTGTTAGAATTGACATAATCCTGGATAATGCGGGATTTGAACTTGTCAGTGACCTTGCGTTGGCTGACTTCCTCTTATCATCAAAGCTAGCTGATGAAGTCCATTTTCATGGAAAAAGTATTCCATGGTATGTGTCAGATACAACAAAGCATGATTTTAACTGGACTATTAGACAATTACAGTCAGCTAATCATATGTGGATGTCCAGATGTGGGATAAACTGGGAGGGCAATTTGAAAAAGGGAGTTTGGGTTTACCATGATCACATGTTTTGGACTTTGCCACATGACTTTTCCAGTATGGCTGAAGTTGCTCCTGACTTGTATGCTGACCTACAGAAGTCAAACCTGCTTCTTTTCAAAGGGGATCTAAACTATAGAAAATTAACAGGAGATAGAAAATGGGAGTACACTGTACCATTTCATCAAGCCTTGAACAAGTTTCATCCTGCGCCTCTCTGTAGTGTGAGAACACTGAAATCTGACACTCAGGTTGGCCTAAAACCTGGACAAGGTGAAAAAATTCAGGCATCTGAACCTGAATGGATGGTAAGCGGAAAATACGGGGTAGTTCAGTTTGATGCTGCCGTCTAG
- the ARMT1 gene encoding damage-control phosphatase ARMT1 isoform X1: MAAVAALPVSLSGRFKGSVTAPRARSFAYFTIKDRLPQILTRVIDTLHRHKNEFFEEHGEKGVEAEKRAISFLSKLRNELQTDKPVTPLEDELPDAALWNQYLDYQRNLSNGNGEPSWFQSPWLYVECYMYRRIHAALVQNPPIDNFDVFKEGKAQNFFESQEAVIALCTYFQELLKNIKDLDEKQLQEELFKLLQVSLWGNKCDLSFSAGEDSSQKSSPLQSLENMIPYILVNDMEKLWSLLVNTKKRNTGKSNVRIDIILDNAGFELVSDLALADFLLSSKLADEVHFHGKSIPWYVSDTTKHDFNWTIRQLQSANHMWMSRCGINWEGNLKKGVWVYHDHMFWTLPHDFSSMAEVAPDLYADLQKSNLLLFKGDLNYRKLTGDRKWEYTVPFHQALNKFHPAPLCSVRTLKSDTQVGLKPGQGEKIQASEPEWMVSGKYGVVQFDAAV, translated from the exons ATGGCGGCGGTAGCGGCGTTACCGGTGTCCCTGTCGGGCAGGTTTAAGGGGTCCGTCACGGCCCCGCGCGCTCG GTCCTTTGCATATTTTACAATTAAAGACAGACTGCCCCAGATCCTCACAAGAGTTATTGATACACTGCATAGacacaaaaatgaattttttgaAGAACATGGTGAG AAGGGTGTTGAAGCAGAGAAGAGAGCTATATCTTTCCTCTCCAAACTGCGGAATGAACTGCAAACAGACAAACCGGTGACCCCTTTAGAAGATGAGCTGCCTGATGCTGCTCTGTGGAACCAATACCTAGACTACCAACGAAATTTATCAAACGGAAATGGAGAACCAAGTTGGTTTCAGTCCCCTTGGTTATATGTAGAGTGTTACATGTATCGAAGAATTCATGCAGCACTAGTACAGAA CCCACCTATTGACAACTTTGATGTATTTAAGGAAGGAAAGGCTCAAAATTTCTTTGAATCCCAAGAGGCTGTTATTGCCTTATGCACTTACTTTCAGGAACTTCTTAAAAACATCAAGGATCTAGATGAAAAGCAACTTCAGGAGGAACTTTTTAAGCTATTGCAG GTGTCATTGTGGGGCAATAAGTGTgacctttctttttcagctggtgAAGACAGCTCTCAGAAATCTAGTCCTTTACAATCCCTGGAAAACATGATACCATACATCTTAGTGAATGATATGGAAAAACTTTGGTCACTGCTTGtaaacaccaaaaaaagaaatacaggaaaaagtaaTGTTAGAATTGACATAATCCTGGATAATGCGGGATTTGAACTTGTCAGTGACCTTGCGTTGGCTGACTTCCTCTTATCATCAAAGCTAGCTGATGAAGTCCATTTTCATGGAAAAAGTATTCCATGGTATGTGTCAGATACAACAAAGCATGATTTTAACTGGACTATTAGACAATTACAGTCAGCTAATCATATGTGGATGTCCAGATGTGGGATAAACTGGGAGGGCAATTTGAAAAAGGGAGTTTGGGTTTACCATGATCACATGTTTTGGACTTTGCCACATGACTTTTCCAGTATGGCTGAAGTTGCTCCTGACTTGTATGCTGACCTACAGAAGTCAAACCTGCTTCTTTTCAAAGGGGATCTAAACTATAGAAAATTAACAGGAGATAGAAAATGGGAGTACACTGTACCATTTCATCAAGCCTTGAACAAGTTTCATCCTGCGCCTCTCTGTAGTGTGAGAACACTGAAATCTGACACTCAGGTTGGCCTAAAACCTGGACAAGGTGAAAAAATTCAGGCATCTGAACCTGAATGGATGGTAAGCGGAAAATACGGGGTAGTTCAGTTTGATGCTGCCGTCTAG
- the RMND1 gene encoding required for meiotic nuclear division protein 1 homolog has protein sequence MRLKLLGFQTRSFHALTTICQCQSFNKTGRLDNEVDRTAHRTAKPWNLYALKTASPSLTSRCVQVKDWQLLQGNVSALGKNACYQSGKGFFPSWKHFGVAMVENYKLSTEHIKKLGNVSSRFYSVVSTGKIIPRHSNQPVKRPPKAPRTKQPSRTNQPLLSDMENLMQCTAFATADEYHLGNLCHDLTSHGYVEITSLPRDAANVLVIGTEKSAKEDDPGTIFFFREGAVVFWNVEEKSMKNIMRVLEQHEIQPYEVALVHWENEEMNYRIGEGQSKLHKGEILLNSELDSDEVVLQKFAFSNALCLSVKLAIWESLLDNFVESIQSIPEILKSRRKVKLSHADVMQKIGELFALRHRINLSSDLLITPDFYWDREKLEELYDKTCQFLNINRRVKVMNEKLQHCMELTDLMRNHLNEKHALRLEWMIVILITIEVLFELARVVF, from the exons ATGAGACTGAAACTTCTGGGCTTTCAGACTAGATCTTTCCATGCTTTAACAACAATATGCCAATGCCAAAGCTTTAATAAAACTGGACGTCTGGATAACGAAGTTGACAGAACAGCTCACAGAACAGCAAAGCCTTGGAATTTGTATGCTCTGAAAACTGCTTCTCCTAGTTTGACAAGTCGATGTGTGCAAGTCAAGGACTGGCAATTGCTCCAAGGAAATGTATCGGCTTTGGGAAAAAATGCTTGTTATCAGAGTGGGAAGGGTTTCTTTCCATCCTGGAAACATTTTGGTGTGGCAATGGTGGAAAACTACAAGCTCAGTACAGAGCATATTAAAAAGCTTGGGAACGTATCCTCGAGATTTTACTCGGTTGTATCAACTGGTAAAATTATTCCAAGACACAGTAACCAGCCAGTTAAGAGGCCACCAAAGGCACCAAGGACCAAGCAGCCATCCAGAACTAACCAGCCACTACTGTCAGACATGGAG AATCTGATGCAGTGCACAGCCTTTGCAACAGCAGATGAATATCATCTTGGTAATCTGTGTCATGACCTGACTTCACACGGATATGTTGAAATAACAAGTTTGCCTAGAG ATGCTGCAAATGTTTTGGTTATTGGTACTGAGAAATCTGCAAAAGAAGATGATCCTGGCacgatttttttcttcag GGAAGGGGCTGTTGTGTTTTGGAATGTGGAAGAGAAAAGT ATGAAGAATATCATGCGAGTGCTCGAACAGCATGAAATTCAGCCATATGAAGTTGCACTAGTCCACTGGGAGAATGAAGAGATGAACTATAGAATAGGAGA AGGTCAGTCAAAGCTTCATAAAGGAGAAATCTTGTTAAATTCTGAGCTGGATAGTGATGAAGTTGTTCTGCAGAAATTTGCCTTTTCAAATGCCCTTTGTCTTTCCG TAAAGCTGGCTATTTGGGAGTCATTATTGGATAACTTTGTGGAATCTATCCAGTCAATTCCTGAG ATACTGAAGTCACGAAGGAAGGTGAAACTGTCTCATGCAGATGTAATGCAGAAAATCGGAGAACTCTTTGCATTAAG ACACCGTATAAATCTGAGTTCAGACCTGCTAATAACACCTGACTTCTACTGGGATAGAGAAAAACTGGAAGAGCTTTATGACAAGACTTGCCAGTTTCTCAACATTAATCGCAGAGTTAAG GTAATGAATGAAAAGCTTCAGCACTGCATGGAGCTGACAGACCTCATGAGAAATCACCTGAATGAAAAGCACGCTCTACGCCTCGAGTGGATGATAGTCATACTCATCACCATAGag GTTCTGTTTGAACTTGCAAGGGTAGTTTTCTGA
- the ARMT1 gene encoding damage-control phosphatase ARMT1 isoform X3, which translates to MPQRPVQPPAEGSAERAAAYGAAVPGSFAYFTIKDRLPQILTRVIDTLHRHKNEFFEEHGEKGVEAEKRAISFLSKLRNELQTDKPVTPLEDELPDAALWNQYLDYQRNLSNGNGEPSWFQSPWLYVECYMYRRIHAALVQNPPIDNFDVFKEGKAQNFFESQEAVIALCTYFQELLKNIKDLDEKQLQEELFKLLQVSLWGNKCDLSFSAGEDSSQKSSPLQSLENMIPYILVNDMEKLWSLLVNTKKRNTGKSNVRIDIILDNAGFELVSDLALADFLLSSKLADEVHFHGKSIPWYVSDTTKHDFNWTIRQLQSANHMWMSRCGINWEGNLKKGVWVYHDHMFWTLPHDFSSMAEVAPDLYADLQKSNLLLFKGDLNYRKLTGDRKWEYTVPFHQALNKFHPAPLCSVRTLKSDTQVGLKPGQGEKIQASEPEWMVSGKYGVVQFDAAV; encoded by the exons ATGCCCCAACGCCCGGTCCAACCGCCCGCGGAGGGCTCGGCAGAGCGGGCGGCAGCCTACGGAGCCGCTGTACCTGG GTCCTTTGCATATTTTACAATTAAAGACAGACTGCCCCAGATCCTCACAAGAGTTATTGATACACTGCATAGacacaaaaatgaattttttgaAGAACATGGTGAG AAGGGTGTTGAAGCAGAGAAGAGAGCTATATCTTTCCTCTCCAAACTGCGGAATGAACTGCAAACAGACAAACCGGTGACCCCTTTAGAAGATGAGCTGCCTGATGCTGCTCTGTGGAACCAATACCTAGACTACCAACGAAATTTATCAAACGGAAATGGAGAACCAAGTTGGTTTCAGTCCCCTTGGTTATATGTAGAGTGTTACATGTATCGAAGAATTCATGCAGCACTAGTACAGAA CCCACCTATTGACAACTTTGATGTATTTAAGGAAGGAAAGGCTCAAAATTTCTTTGAATCCCAAGAGGCTGTTATTGCCTTATGCACTTACTTTCAGGAACTTCTTAAAAACATCAAGGATCTAGATGAAAAGCAACTTCAGGAGGAACTTTTTAAGCTATTGCAG GTGTCATTGTGGGGCAATAAGTGTgacctttctttttcagctggtgAAGACAGCTCTCAGAAATCTAGTCCTTTACAATCCCTGGAAAACATGATACCATACATCTTAGTGAATGATATGGAAAAACTTTGGTCACTGCTTGtaaacaccaaaaaaagaaatacaggaaaaagtaaTGTTAGAATTGACATAATCCTGGATAATGCGGGATTTGAACTTGTCAGTGACCTTGCGTTGGCTGACTTCCTCTTATCATCAAAGCTAGCTGATGAAGTCCATTTTCATGGAAAAAGTATTCCATGGTATGTGTCAGATACAACAAAGCATGATTTTAACTGGACTATTAGACAATTACAGTCAGCTAATCATATGTGGATGTCCAGATGTGGGATAAACTGGGAGGGCAATTTGAAAAAGGGAGTTTGGGTTTACCATGATCACATGTTTTGGACTTTGCCACATGACTTTTCCAGTATGGCTGAAGTTGCTCCTGACTTGTATGCTGACCTACAGAAGTCAAACCTGCTTCTTTTCAAAGGGGATCTAAACTATAGAAAATTAACAGGAGATAGAAAATGGGAGTACACTGTACCATTTCATCAAGCCTTGAACAAGTTTCATCCTGCGCCTCTCTGTAGTGTGAGAACACTGAAATCTGACACTCAGGTTGGCCTAAAACCTGGACAAGGTGAAAAAATTCAGGCATCTGAACCTGAATGGATGGTAAGCGGAAAATACGGGGTAGTTCAGTTTGATGCTGCCGTCTAG